In Trifolium pratense cultivar HEN17-A07 linkage group LG7, ARS_RC_1.1, whole genome shotgun sequence, a genomic segment contains:
- the LOC123898946 gene encoding probable polygalacturonase At1g80170 isoform X1, giving the protein MRSYISINVIIIIFIHVNILITPFLTYHVQGFDSIIRLPYSGSTRTRPKTKQVLSITDFGAKGDGFHNDTQAFLEAWKVACSFSGFTKVIFPYGKTFLVHPIDIAGPCRSKVTLRISGTIVAPRDPEVWHDLNKRKWLYFHGVNHLSVDGGGKIDGMGQDWWSRSCKHNYTNPCKPAPTAVTFHRCKNLKVRNLMLINSQKMHMAFTSCRRVVASHLRVLAPASSPNTDGIHISATTGVVISRSVIRTGDDCISIVRNSSRIWIRNISCGPGHGISIGSLGKSNAWEKIHNVKVDGAYLYNTDNGVRIKTWQGGSGFASNITFKNILMENVSNPIIIDQYYCDSRDPCKNQTLAVQVGNISFINIEGTSATEETIKFACSDTSPCEGLYLENIFLPSYFGGDTRSYCWQAHGSAKGYVYPPACFSNSSDFIRQNVLLESNPAINSV; this is encoded by the exons ATGAGATCTTATATTTCTATAAATGTCATTATAATTATCTTCATTCATGTAAATATACTTATTACTCCTTTTCTCACTTACCATGTACAAGGGTTTGATTCTATTATCAGACTCCCATATTCTGGGTCGACCCGAACCAGACCCAAAACCAAGCAGGTTCTTTCCATTACTGATTTTGGTGCTAAGGGTGATGGTTTCCATAATGACACACAG GCCTTCTTGGAGGCTTGGAAAGTCGCGTGTTCTTTCTCAGGATTTACAAAAGTTATTTTTCCATATGGGAAAACTTTTCTTGTCCATCCAATTGACATTGCTGGACCGTGTCGATCCAAGGTCACTTTGAGG atCTCCGGAACAATTGTTGCACCGCGAGATCCTGAGGTATGGCATGACTTAAATAAGCGCAAATGGCTTTACTTCCACGGGGTGAATCACCTTTCTGTAGACGGTGGAGGGAAAATAGATGGAATGGGACAAGATTGGTGGTCCAGATCTTGCAAGCATAACTACACAAAT CCATGTAAGCCTGCTCCAACG GCCGTGACTTTTCATAGATGCAAGAATCTGAAAGTCAGAAACCTTATGCTGATAAATAGCCAAAAAATGCACATGGCATTCACTAGCTGTAGGCGAGTTGTTGCATCCCATCTCAGAGTATTAGCACCTGCCTCCAGCCCTAATACTGATGGAATCCACATTAGTGCAACAACAGGTGTCGTGATTAGTCGTAGTGTAATTAGAACAG GTGATGACTGCATCTCCATAGTAAGAAATTCTTCACGGATCTGGATCAGAAATATTTCCTGTGGTCCAGGCCATGGCATAAG CATTGGTAGCTTGGGGAAATCAAATGCATGGGAGAAGATTCACAATGtaaaagttgatggagcttatcTTTACAACACTGATAATGGGGTGAGAATCAAAACATGGCAG GGTGGGAGTGGTTTTGCCTCCAATATCACATTCAAGAATATCTTGATGGAAAATGTGTCCAATCCAATAATCATTGATCAATACTACTGTGACTCACGAGATCCATGCAAGAATCAG ACTTTGGCTGTTCAAGTGGGGAACATATCCTTTATTAATATTGAAGGAACTTCAGCCACCGAAGAAACAATTAAATTTGCTTGCAGTGATACCTCTCCATGTGAAGGACTATATCTAGAAAACATTTTTCTTCCATCATACTTTGGAGGAGATACAAGATCTTACTGCTGGCAAGCTCATGGTTCTGCTAAAGGTTATGTGTATCCTCCTGCCTGTTTTTCAAACAGTAGCGATTTTATTAGACAGAATGTCTTGTTAGAGTCAAATCCTGCTATCAACTCTGTCTGA
- the LOC123899445 gene encoding uncharacterized protein LOC123899445, whose translation MTHTNSNGEWKDDASKEIHTKVEEACSELATAEHVDGDKDMLANIAFKSVVGERSGYSRGLGAGIKPQKGKAVTGLHEELKKECEKRHDMEMKLKDVETQLQEERKMREEMTAKFEESQRQIGEEMEKQVEAKMANMFRQMLNFQGGQSSGVLNIESESNHRANNMTTDKPSSNGVSTTSQRKVRSKYIKKN comes from the exons ATGACTCACACAAATAGCAATGGAGAATGGAAAGATGATGCTTCTAAGGAAATTCAT acAAAGGTTGAAGAAGCTTGTTCAGAACTTGCAACAGCCGAACATGTTGACGGTGATAAAGACATGCTTGCAAATATTGCTTTTAAATCAGTTGTAGGAGAGAGATCGGGTTATAGTCGTGGGTTAGGAGCTGGAATTAAACCACAAAAGGGAAAAGCTGTTACAGGTTTACATGAAGAATTGAAAAAGGAGTGTGAAAAGAGGCATGATATGGAAATGAAACTAAAAGATGTAGAGACTCAACTCCAAGAAGAACGAAAAATGAGGGAAGAAATGACAGCCAAGTTTGAAGAGAGTCAAAGACAAATCGGAGAAGAAATGGAGAAACAAGTTGAAGCAAAAATGGCTAATATGTTTCGCCAAATGCTGAATTTTCAA GGTGGACAATCTTCCGGTGTACTGAATATAGAGTCTGAATCTAATCACAGAGCTAATAACATGACTACAGACAAACC TTCAAGTAATGGTGTTTCAACTACTTCACAAAGAAAAGTTCGAAGCAAATATATAAAGAAGAATTGA
- the LOC123897548 gene encoding uncharacterized protein At1g15400, producing MEGLQRSAVSFRRQGSSGFVWDDKFLQEEINKMNQNQNNNQEQDKDEIKEMNRDEPPQLGSINTIQRSRSNGGGRGYRTGKVSPAIEPPSPRISACGFCGAFGKVGEKRKPPPKHRSR from the coding sequence atGGAAGGTTTACAAAGATCTGCAGTATCTTTCAGAAGACAAGGTTCATCAGGATTTGTTTGGGATGATAAGTTCTTACAAGaagaaataaacaaaatgaatcagaatcagaacaACAATCAAGAACAAGACAAAGATGAAATCAAAGAAATGAATCGTGATGAACCACCACAGCTTGGATCAATCAATACTATTCAGAGGAGTCGTTCTAATGGTGGAGGACGTGGTTACCGTACTGGAAAAGTTTCTCCGGCGATCGAGCCGCCGTCGCCGAGGATATCGGCTTGTGGATTTTGTGGTGCTTTTGGGAAAGTAGGGGAAAAGAGAAAACCACCTCCTAAGCATCGATCCAGGtag
- the LOC123898946 gene encoding probable polygalacturonase At1g80170 isoform X2 — MTMVLSCWLKLEGVAHERLRDKNVFVLDSKAVVDNFDSSQVDESERELLFLIAFLEAWKVACSFSGFTKVIFPYGKTFLVHPIDIAGPCRSKVTLRISGTIVAPRDPEVWHDLNKRKWLYFHGVNHLSVDGGGKIDGMGQDWWSRSCKHNYTNPCKPAPTAVTFHRCKNLKVRNLMLINSQKMHMAFTSCRRVVASHLRVLAPASSPNTDGIHISATTGVVISRSVIRTGDDCISIVRNSSRIWIRNISCGPGHGISIGSLGKSNAWEKIHNVKVDGAYLYNTDNGVRIKTWQGGSGFASNITFKNILMENVSNPIIIDQYYCDSRDPCKNQTLAVQVGNISFINIEGTSATEETIKFACSDTSPCEGLYLENIFLPSYFGGDTRSYCWQAHGSAKGYVYPPACFSNSSDFIRQNVLLESNPAINSV, encoded by the exons ATGACAATGGTGCTTTCCTGTTGGCTAAAACTTGAAGGGGTGGCTCATGAGCGACTTCGGGATAAAAATGTCTTTGTGTTGGATTCAAAAGCTGTAGTGGATAATTTTGATTCTTCACAAGTTGATGAATCTGAACGGGAGCTATTATTTCTCATT GCCTTCTTGGAGGCTTGGAAAGTCGCGTGTTCTTTCTCAGGATTTACAAAAGTTATTTTTCCATATGGGAAAACTTTTCTTGTCCATCCAATTGACATTGCTGGACCGTGTCGATCCAAGGTCACTTTGAGG atCTCCGGAACAATTGTTGCACCGCGAGATCCTGAGGTATGGCATGACTTAAATAAGCGCAAATGGCTTTACTTCCACGGGGTGAATCACCTTTCTGTAGACGGTGGAGGGAAAATAGATGGAATGGGACAAGATTGGTGGTCCAGATCTTGCAAGCATAACTACACAAAT CCATGTAAGCCTGCTCCAACG GCCGTGACTTTTCATAGATGCAAGAATCTGAAAGTCAGAAACCTTATGCTGATAAATAGCCAAAAAATGCACATGGCATTCACTAGCTGTAGGCGAGTTGTTGCATCCCATCTCAGAGTATTAGCACCTGCCTCCAGCCCTAATACTGATGGAATCCACATTAGTGCAACAACAGGTGTCGTGATTAGTCGTAGTGTAATTAGAACAG GTGATGACTGCATCTCCATAGTAAGAAATTCTTCACGGATCTGGATCAGAAATATTTCCTGTGGTCCAGGCCATGGCATAAG CATTGGTAGCTTGGGGAAATCAAATGCATGGGAGAAGATTCACAATGtaaaagttgatggagcttatcTTTACAACACTGATAATGGGGTGAGAATCAAAACATGGCAG GGTGGGAGTGGTTTTGCCTCCAATATCACATTCAAGAATATCTTGATGGAAAATGTGTCCAATCCAATAATCATTGATCAATACTACTGTGACTCACGAGATCCATGCAAGAATCAG ACTTTGGCTGTTCAAGTGGGGAACATATCCTTTATTAATATTGAAGGAACTTCAGCCACCGAAGAAACAATTAAATTTGCTTGCAGTGATACCTCTCCATGTGAAGGACTATATCTAGAAAACATTTTTCTTCCATCATACTTTGGAGGAGATACAAGATCTTACTGCTGGCAAGCTCATGGTTCTGCTAAAGGTTATGTGTATCCTCCTGCCTGTTTTTCAAACAGTAGCGATTTTATTAGACAGAATGTCTTGTTAGAGTCAAATCCTGCTATCAACTCTGTCTGA
- the LOC123895394 gene encoding nuclear pore complex protein NUP93A-like: MANEDLASWTDLLHSSSKLLEQAAPSAQFPPLQRNLDQLEALSKKLKSKTVRAEAPSQSIAATRLLAREGINAEQLARDLKSFELKTTFEDVFPVEATSVEEYLQQVHEMAMVSAVQEAQKDNLRSFNDYMMKVLEEDWQKEKRDFLQSLSRISTLPRTNMIANSNVGTHSGQIVSISSSPQGSSGIMEIVPMNSRPTMEKKASVYAEVVKNLNRARQSGLPFKLATAFKGAYENLGIDASGGKSVTMRKIWHLVQMLMDEDSNLRHVSKKMSLIIGARRHLEWGHEKYIMDTIQNHPAQASLGGGVGNLQRIRAFLRIRLRDYGVLDFDAGDARRQPPVDTTWQQIYFCLRSGYYDEARNVALSSRASHQFAPLLTEWINTGGMVPEEVATAASEECERMLRTGDRVGRTAYDKKKLLLYAIISGSRRHIDRLLRDQPTLFSTIEDFLWFKLSAVRDCPSGSSSIVLSDGLIPYSLDDLQSYLNKFEPSYYTKNGKDPLVYPYILLLSIQLLPAVLYLSKETGDEGYNIDAAHLSIVLADHGVLSEGAGTGQKLGVMDAYAEVSTIIRQYGSMYLRLGDLQMALEYYAQAAAAVGGGQLSWTGRGNVDQQRQRNLMLKQLLTELLLRDGGIYLLLGARGAGEEGELGRFVADPNARQQFLIEAACQCQEAGMYDKSIEIQKRVGSFSMALDTINKCLSEAICSLFRGRLDGESRTAGLIHSGNEILETYTYSPDVSLQEREHVFEQQTVLRQLESILSIHKLSRLGNHVDALREVAKLPFLPLDPRGPDSAVDVFENLSPHVQACIPDLLKVALTCLDNVTDSDGSLRALRAKISNFIANNVKRNWPHDLYERVAQRL; the protein is encoded by the exons ATGGCGAACGAAGATTTGGCCAGTTGGACCGATCTACTACACTCTTCCTCCAAGCTTCTCGAACAAGCTGCTCCTTCTGCTCAGTTTCCTCCTCTTCAG AGGAACTTGGATCAACTCGAAGCACTATCGAAGAAGCTTAAATCGAAGACTGTAAGAGCCGAGGCGCCTTCACAATCCATTGCTGCAACTAG GCTTCTTGCTCGCGAGGGTATAAATGCAGAGCAGCTTGCGAGGGATCTGAAGTCATTTGAGTTGAAG ACAACTTTTGAGGATGTTTTTCCTGTTGAGGCAACAAGCGTCGAGGAGTATCTGCAGCAG GTTCATGAAATGGCAATGGTCTCTGCTGTCCAGGAAGCTCAGAAGGATAATCTCAGGAGTTTCAATGATTATATGATGAAAGTTTTGGAG GAGGATTGGCAAAAAGAAAAGCGTGATTTCCTTCAGAGTTTGAGCCGGATTTCTACATTACCAAGGACAAACATGATTGCTAACAGCAATGTGGGTACCCATTCTGGTCAGATTGTATCTATTTCTTCTAGTCCACAAGGCTCTTCTGGTATCATGGAGATTGTTCCCATGAATAGTAGACCCACCATGGAGAAAAAGGCATCTGTCTATGCTGAAGTAGTGAAAAATCTGAATAGAGCAAGGCAATCTGGGTTGCCATTTAAA CTTGCCACAGCTTTCAAGGGTGCATATGAAAATTTGGGCATTGATGCTAGTGGCGGAAAATCAGTAACGATGCGAAAGATATGGCACCTTGTTCAG ATGCTGATGGATGAGGACTCAAACTTGCGACATGTTTCAAAAAAGATGTCATTGATTATTGGGGCAAGGCGCCACCTTGAGTGGGGACATGAGAAATACATCATGGACACTATACAAAATCATCCTGCACAA GCTTCTCTTGGTGGTGGTGTCGGAAATTTGCAAAGAATCCGCGCCTTCCTTCGG ATTCGGTTGAGGGATTATGGGGTACTTGATTTTGATGCCGGTGATGCTCGGCGTCAGCCTCCTGTTGATACCACATGGCAGCAG ATATATTTTTGTCTGAGGTCTGGTTATTATGATGAAGCAAGAAATGTTGCTCTATCTTCGCGTGCTTCACATCAATTTGCTCCTTTG CTTACAGAGTGGATTAATACTGGAGGAATGGTGCCAGAAGAGGTTGCAACAGCTGCATCAGAAGAATGTGAAAGAATGTTGAGAACTGGTGATCGAGTAGGTCGAACTGCATATGACAAGAAAAAATTGCTGCTGTATGCCATCATATCAGGTTCTCGAAGGCATATTGATCGCCTGCTTCGAGATCAACCAACTCTTTTTAGTACGATAGAGGACTTCTTGTGGTTCAAATTGTCAGCTGTGCGGGACTGCCCCAGCGGATCTTCTTCCATTGTTCTAAGTGATGGTCTGATTCCGTACAGTTTGGATGATTTACAAAGTTACCTGAATAAATTTGAACCATCATACTATACAAAAAATGGAAAAGATCCTCTGGTATATCCCTATATCTTGCTTTTAAGCATTCAATTGCTTCCAGCTGTATTATACTTGTCTAAGGAAACAGGAGATGAAGGATATAACATTGATGCTGCCCACCTATCAATTGTGCTAGCTGATCATGGCGTCCTATCTGAAGGTGCTGGTACTGGGCAAAAGTTGGGAGTGATGGATGCTTATGCAGAAGTGTCCACCATTATCAGGCAATATGGATCTATGTATTTGCGTCTTGGTGATCTCCAGATGGCACTAGAATATTATGCACAAGCTGCTGCTGCAGTCGGCGGTGGGCAGTTGTCGTGGACTGGTAGAGGTAATGTTGATCAGCAAAGGCAGAGAAACTTGATGCTGAAGCAGCTTCTAACTGAATTGTTGTTAAGGGATGGAGGCATATATCTTTTACTTGGTGCAAGAGGTGCTGGAGAAGAAGGAGAATTGGGACGTTTTGTGGCGGATCCAAATGCAAGGCAACAATTTTTGATTGAAGCAGCATGCCAGTGTCAGGAGGCTGGGATGTATGACAAA TCTATAGAAATTCAGAAGAGAGTGGGTTCCTTCTCAATGGCGCTGGATACCATCAATAAGTGCCTCTCTGAAGCTATTTGTTCTCTTTTCCGTGGAAGGTTAGACGGGGAGAGCCGAACTGCTGGCCTCATCCATTCTGGCAATGAGATTTTGGAGACATATACTTACTCCCCAGATGTCAG TCTTCAAGAGAGAGAGCATGTTTTTGAGCAGCAAACCGTATTAAGGCAACTAGAGTCGATATTATCAATTCACAAATTGTCAAGACTGGGGAATCATGTGGATGCGTTGAGGGAGGTTGCTAAACTTCCATTTCTACCTCTGGATCCCCGAGGACCTGATAGTGCTGTTGATGTGTTTGAAAATTTATCTCCTCATGTCCAAGCCTGTATACCAGACCTCTTGAAGGTTGCTCTGACTTGTCTGGACAATGTGACAGACTCTGATGGATCACTTCGTGCCTTGAGGGCTAAG ATTTCCAATTTTATTGCAAATAATGTAAAGAGGAATTGGCCTCATGATCTGTATGAAAGAGTTGCACAAAGGTTGTGA
- the LOC123896697 gene encoding uncharacterized protein LOC123896697 translates to MPVTLDFMKEFGCVRERDCPYLKCLKKPSQHRGYRKSWCRPASDWMVVVKVDEWKKLYFEEMFDHLREAELVICRMEWTPRILYTGERGVKYPTMTNEDGVVQTNIHFLVIVGYGIKWIQNDLVTYYTVRNSTGTEWSNNGYRRIEAKEDLFSCFWDHKNYSNVC, encoded by the exons ATGCCAGTTACGTTAGATTTTATGAAAGAATTTGGTTGTGTACGAGAACGTGACTGTCCATATCTTAAATGTTTGAAAAAACCAAGCCAACATCGTGGGTATCGAAAGTCTTGGTGTAGACCGGCCAGCGATTGGATGGTAGTAGTTAAAGTAGATGAATGGAAGAAGCTCTACTTTGAGGAAATGTTTGATCATCTTAGAGAGGCAGAACTTGTGATCTGCAGAATGGAATGGACGCCGAG GATTTTGTATACAGGGGAGCGGGGGGTGAAATACCCCACGATGACTAATGAAGATGGCGTCGTTCAAACAAACATACACTTTTTGGTGATAGTAGGTTATGGCATAAAATGGATACAAAATGATTTGGTTACTTACTACACCGTAAGAAATTCCACGGGAACCGAATGGTCGAACAATGGGTATAGGAGAATCGAAGCTAAAGAAGACTTGTTCTCATGTTTTTGGGATCACAAAAATTACAGTAATGTCTGTTAA
- the LOC123898948 gene encoding peptide deformylase 1A, chloroplastic-like produces the protein MAAARRLLSRMRVIPLPAAVGAADSVTLAGGAYACNCRCNSKIPALNTKYSRLSSSSISSSLWRRNKIDQKLPLIVKAGDPVLHEPALDIDPNEIKSEKIQKIIDEMILVMRKSPGVGLAAPQIGIPLRIIVLEDKEEYISYNTEEETKAQDRRPFDLLVILNPKLKNKSNRTAFFFEGCLSVDRFQAVVERYLDVEVSGFDRYGEPIKINASGWQARILQHECDHLDGTLFVDKMVPKTFRYWRNMDLPLAHGCPKLGPRA, from the exons ATGGCAGCGGCGCGGCGGCTGCTATCACGTATGCGTGTGATTCCGTTACCGGCGGCGGTTGGCGCGGCGGATAGTGTCACGTTGGCCGGTGGCGCATATGCGTGTAATTGTAGGTGTAACAGCAAAATTCCAGCTTTGAATACAAAATATTCGAGGTTGAGTTCTTCGTCTATATCATCATCACTATGGCGGAGGAACAAAATAGATCAGAAATTGCCCTTGATTGTAAAAGCTGGAGACCCAGTTCTTCATGAACCTGCACTTGACATTGATCCAAATGAGATTAAATCAGAGAAGATTCAGAAGATAATCGATGAAATGATTCTTGTTATGAGAAAATCCCCTGGAGTTGGTCTTGCTGCTCCACAAATTGGAATCCCCTTAAGG ATAATTGTTTTGGAGgataaagaagaatatattAGTTACAACACAGAGGAGGAGACCAAAGCACAAGACAGAAGACCTTTTGATCTTTTG GTGATTCTGAACCCCAAGCTAAAGAACAAGAGCAACAGGACTGCCTTCTTTTTTGAAGGGTGCTTGAG CGTTGATCGATTTCAAGCTGTGGTAGAGCGGTACCTTGATGTCGAGGTGTCAGGTTTTGATCGATATGGTGAGCCAATCAAAATAAATGCTTCTGGTTGGCAGGCTCGGATTTTACAGCATGAGTGTGATCACCTAGATGGAACACTATTTGTTGATAAGATGGTACCTAAAACTTTCAGATATTGGAGAAACATGGATCTGCCACTTGCTCATGGTTGCCCCAAACTTGGCCCCCGAGCTTAA
- the LOC123899446 gene encoding glyoxylase I 4-like: MKDIVGNPLRLKSVNHISLICKSVNESVDFYQNVLGFIPIRRPGSFDFDGKWLFGYGIGIHLLQAEDPENIPRKKEINPKDNHISFQCESMDAVGKYLEDMKIDYVRAMVEENGVKVDQMFFHDPDGFMIEICNCDSLPVIPLAGEMARSCSRLNLEIMPQQIHQVVKQI, translated from the exons ATGAAAGACATTGTAGGAAACCCTTTGCGCCTAAAATCAGTGAATCATATCTCTCTTATCTGCAAATCAGTAAATGAATCTGTTGACTTCTACCAAAATGTTCTTGGATTCATTCCAATTAGGAGGCCTGGATCATTTGATTTTGATGGCAAATg GCTATTTGGCTATGGAATTGGAATTCACTTGCTACAAGCAGAGGACCCTGAAAACATTCCAAGGAAGAAGGAAATTAATCCAAAGGATAATCATATATCTTTCCAG TGTGAGAGCATGGATGCAGTAGGGAAATATCTTGAAGACATGAAAATTGATTATGTACGTGCAATGGTGGAAGAAAATGGAGTTAAAGTTGATCAAATGTTTTTCCATGATCCAGATGGATTCATGATTGAGATATGCAATTGTGATAGTCTTCCAGTTATTCCATTAGCTGGTGAAATGGCTAGATCATGTTCAAGACTTAATCTTGAGATTATGCCTCAACAGATACACCAAGTTGTTAAGCAAATTTGA